A genomic segment from uncultured Marinifilum sp. encodes:
- the ubiE gene encoding bifunctional demethylmenaquinone methyltransferase/2-methoxy-6-polyprenyl-1,4-benzoquinol methylase UbiE, with translation MVNPYKDLDKGKKAQVALMFNNIARKYDLLNHLLSMGIDKLWRRKAVKLLKPLQPKRILDIATGTGDFALANLKLNPDKVIGIDISTEMLAVGRTKIAKKNLSHKIELFEGDSENIQFKDNSFDAITVAFGVRNFENLEKGLQEMNRVVRPGGKVVVLEFSKPRNFPVKQIYNFYFFRILPFWGKLVSKDASAYTYLPESVDAFPDGEAFLKIYKRCGFVETKQIKLSFGIASIYMGTKSEQ, from the coding sequence GTGGTAAATCCATATAAAGATTTAGATAAAGGAAAGAAGGCTCAAGTGGCCTTGATGTTCAATAATATAGCCAGAAAATACGATTTGTTAAACCATCTGCTTTCGATGGGAATTGATAAATTATGGAGAAGAAAGGCTGTAAAATTACTAAAGCCCTTGCAACCTAAAAGAATTTTAGATATTGCTACAGGAACAGGAGATTTTGCCTTAGCCAATCTGAAATTAAATCCCGATAAGGTAATAGGTATTGATATTTCTACTGAAATGTTAGCCGTAGGAAGAACAAAAATAGCAAAAAAGAATCTATCGCATAAAATTGAATTGTTTGAAGGAGACTCTGAAAATATTCAGTTTAAAGACAATTCTTTTGATGCAATTACCGTAGCTTTTGGAGTTCGTAATTTCGAAAATCTCGAAAAGGGATTACAGGAAATGAATCGAGTAGTAAGGCCTGGAGGAAAAGTTGTTGTTCTGGAATTTTCAAAGCCTCGAAATTTTCCTGTTAAACAGATATATAATTTTTATTTTTTTAGGATTTTACCATTTTGGGGTAAATTGGTTTCTAAAGATGCTTCAGCCTATACTTATTTGCCCGAGTCTGTTGATGCATTTCCTGATGGTGAGGCTTTTCTTAAGATATATAAAAGATGTGGTTTTGTAGAAACAAAACAAATTAAATTGAGTTTTGGTATCGCCTCAATTTATATGGGAACAAAATCAGAACAATAA
- the purL gene encoding phosphoribosylformylglycinamidine synthase subunit PurL: protein MENQDVSIQLAEDIGINKDLYNKITDNLGRTPNLLELKIYAVLWSENVSYKSSSKWINILPNKGENIISGARESSAGVVDLGNEECCVFKMGTHNHPSGIDPYQGAATCVGDVCRDVVSLGAKPMVVLSSLRFGEASLDRTKWLMDEITKGIHDYSKKVYAEEIGSEVFYNSSYDTNPLVNIMIAGLIHKDKLLYKRKLEAGHSIFIVGNPTGSEGVYGQDESFSIPKGNPVLGNLLIEAVLELNEKDALVRVENMDMAGVISSCSIISANAKMGVDINLNNIPLSQEGMSIEQVLLSRTQERLMLVVEKEQKDLVKKAFAKRNILCEEIGSITKNENIRIFENSKLIAEIVNRDLIMGFGAPQTDRKFYSEQKETSIDYMENIPEPDNYWKVINKMVNNPNLVVKEYLQGFMEDRHNSPSDAQITNLGSKDKTLCFTASGNSIYSHNNPNIGAQINVARAVRRIICSGGKPLALNDCLNFGSPLEEDVHSQFVETVNGIATASKLFNIPVVGGNVSFYNESSVLGKRKPIKPTPVIAMMGILPVRENHMSYMFRNKGEMIFIIGKSRNDIAGSEYLCSYHNKCEVGIPSFNIEEEKEINAIIEKLIKSKLICSAHSVERGGLFFNLIESAMPLGLGFDITSPAEIRKDAFLFGESQGRVVVSVSMENEDDFVDMMMESGLSFSTLGHVTKRELRIDDISYGYIDEYKKVYRNNTVG, encoded by the coding sequence ATGGAAAATCAAGATGTTTCAATTCAACTGGCAGAAGACATAGGAATTAATAAAGATTTATACAATAAAATAACAGACAATCTAGGGCGAACTCCAAATTTATTGGAATTAAAAATATACGCTGTTTTATGGTCCGAGAATGTTTCTTATAAAAGCTCATCTAAATGGATTAATATCCTACCCAACAAAGGAGAAAATATAATTTCCGGAGCAAGAGAATCGAGTGCTGGAGTTGTTGATTTAGGAAATGAAGAGTGTTGTGTCTTTAAAATGGGAACTCATAATCATCCGTCAGGAATTGATCCTTACCAAGGAGCTGCCACTTGTGTTGGTGATGTATGCAGAGATGTAGTTTCTTTAGGAGCTAAGCCTATGGTCGTACTTAGTTCCTTACGATTTGGCGAGGCATCTTTAGATAGAACAAAATGGTTGATGGATGAGATCACAAAAGGAATTCATGATTATTCGAAAAAAGTATATGCCGAAGAGATTGGTAGCGAAGTGTTTTATAACTCTTCTTATGATACAAATCCTCTGGTTAATATTATGATTGCTGGCTTAATACACAAAGATAAATTGTTGTATAAACGTAAACTTGAAGCTGGGCATTCAATTTTTATAGTAGGTAATCCAACTGGTTCCGAAGGGGTTTATGGTCAAGATGAAAGTTTCTCTATACCAAAAGGTAATCCGGTTTTAGGGAATTTACTAATAGAGGCTGTTCTGGAACTTAACGAGAAAGACGCTCTTGTTCGCGTTGAAAACATGGATATGGCTGGTGTTATTAGTTCTTGCTCGATAATTAGTGCTAATGCAAAAATGGGTGTCGATATCAATTTAAATAATATTCCTCTAAGCCAAGAGGGAATGAGTATTGAGCAGGTATTATTATCTCGTACTCAGGAAAGACTTATGTTGGTGGTTGAGAAAGAACAAAAAGATTTAGTTAAAAAGGCATTCGCAAAAAGAAATATTTTATGCGAAGAAATTGGATCTATTACCAAGAATGAAAATATCAGAATATTCGAAAACTCTAAGCTTATAGCCGAAATTGTAAACAGAGATTTAATAATGGGATTTGGTGCTCCTCAAACCGACAGGAAATTTTATTCCGAACAAAAAGAAACTAGTATTGATTACATGGAGAATATACCAGAACCTGATAATTATTGGAAAGTAATTAATAAAATGGTTAATAATCCTAATCTTGTGGTTAAGGAATATCTGCAAGGATTTATGGAAGATAGGCACAACTCACCTTCCGATGCTCAAATTACAAATTTAGGTTCGAAGGATAAAACCTTGTGCTTTACTGCATCGGGAAATTCAATTTACTCGCATAATAATCCTAATATTGGAGCGCAAATTAATGTGGCAAGAGCGGTTCGACGAATTATTTGCTCAGGAGGTAAGCCATTAGCTTTAAATGATTGCTTGAATTTTGGAAGCCCATTAGAAGAAGATGTGCATTCACAATTTGTTGAAACAGTAAATGGAATAGCTACCGCAAGTAAGTTGTTTAATATTCCGGTTGTTGGTGGAAATGTAAGTTTCTACAACGAAAGTTCAGTTCTTGGAAAGAGAAAGCCTATTAAGCCTACTCCTGTAATTGCCATGATGGGAATTTTACCTGTAAGGGAAAATCACATGTCGTACATGTTTAGAAATAAAGGCGAAATGATTTTTATTATTGGAAAATCAAGAAATGATATCGCAGGATCGGAGTACTTATGTTCTTACCATAATAAATGTGAAGTGGGTATTCCTTCATTCAATATAGAAGAAGAAAAAGAGATTAATGCAATTATTGAAAAATTAATTAAATCAAAACTAATTTGCTCGGCACATAGTGTTGAAAGAGGAGGTTTGTTTTTTAACCTAATAGAGTCGGCAATGCCATTAGGTTTAGGTTTTGACATTACATCGCCTGCCGAAATTAGAAAAGATGCATTTTTGTTTGGAGAATCTCAGGGAAGAGTTGTTGTGTCGGTTTCTATGGAAAATGAAGACGATTTTGTTGATATGATGATGGAAAGTGGATTGTCTTTTTCAACCTTAGGTCATGTAACTAAAAGAGAACTTCGTATCGATGATATTTCTTACGGATATATAGATGAGTACAAGAAGGTTTATAGAAATAATACAGTAGGATAA
- a CDS encoding SDR family NAD(P)-dependent oxidoreductase: MNKIAFITGATAGIGEACALKLAKNGFDLIISGRREKKLLSLEEKLISENQCKVHSLVLDVRNQDEVNNKIKSLPKQWKNIDLLVNNAGLAVGISTVQEGVIDDWERMIDTNIKGLLYITRAISPLMITRKQGHIVNITSIAGKEVYPGGNVYCATKHAADALTKGMRIDMLPHNIKVSSIAPGMVETEFSIVRFKGDENKADQVYDGFVPLYAEDIAETLLFIASRPAHVNINDILIMPTAQASARDVNKQ; the protein is encoded by the coding sequence ATGAATAAAATAGCCTTTATAACCGGAGCAACTGCTGGTATTGGAGAAGCATGTGCCCTTAAACTTGCCAAAAATGGATTTGACCTTATTATATCGGGGCGAAGAGAAAAAAAACTTCTTAGTTTGGAAGAAAAATTAATTTCGGAAAACCAATGCAAAGTACATAGTTTGGTATTAGATGTTCGAAATCAGGACGAAGTAAATAATAAAATAAAATCACTACCTAAACAATGGAAAAATATTGATTTGTTAGTTAATAATGCAGGTTTGGCTGTAGGTATATCTACAGTACAAGAAGGTGTTATAGATGACTGGGAAAGAATGATTGATACTAATATAAAGGGATTGCTGTATATTACTCGTGCAATTAGTCCGTTAATGATAACAAGAAAACAGGGGCATATTGTTAATATTACCTCTATTGCAGGAAAAGAAGTATATCCTGGTGGTAATGTTTATTGTGCTACCAAGCATGCAGCCGATGCCCTAACCAAGGGAATGAGAATAGATATGTTACCTCACAATATTAAAGTTTCGTCTATTGCACCTGGTATGGTTGAAACTGAATTCTCAATTGTAAGGTTTAAAGGAGATGAAAATAAAGCAGATCAAGTTTACGATGGCTTTGTACCTTTATACGCCGAGGATATAGCAGAAACACTCCTTTTTATTGCAAGTCGTCCTGCACATGTTAACATAAATGACATCTTAATAATGCCAACGGCTCAAGCTTCGGCGCGCGATGTAAATAAACAATAA